The following are from one region of the Macaca thibetana thibetana isolate TM-01 chromosome 2, ASM2454274v1, whole genome shotgun sequence genome:
- the LOC126947620 gene encoding small integral membrane protein 4 yields MFTRAQVRRILQRVPGKQRLGIYRFLPFFFVLGGTMEWIMIKVRVGQETFYDVYRRKASERQYQRRLEDE; encoded by the exons ATGTTCACCAGGGCCCAGGTGAGACGGATTCTGCAGCGGGTGCCCGGGAAGCAGCGACTTGGCATCTACCGGTTCCTGCCCTTCTTTTTTGTCCTGGGAGGAACGATGGAGTGGATCATGATTAAAGTGCGCGTAGGCCAGGAGACCTTCT ATGATGTCTACCGTAGAAAAGCCTCAGAAAGACAGTATCAGAGAAGGCTGGAAGATGAATGA
- the NT5DC2 gene encoding 5'-nucleotidase domain-containing protein 2, giving the protein MAGAGLRAVARRWLLCGGHGGPRTASSSPSCPGCGPPGPGAHCPGAPRSAPAQAPAGGADLSAHLWARYQDMRRLVHDLLPPEVCSLLNPAAIYANNEISLRDVEVYGFDYDYTLAQYADALHPEIFSAARDILIEHYKYPEGIRKYDYNPSFAIRGLHYDIQKSLLMKIDAFHYVQLGTAYRGLQPVPDEEVIALYGGTQHIPLYQMSGFYGKGPSIKQFMDIFSLPEMALLSCVVDYFLGHSLEFDQAHLYKDVTDAIRDVHVKGLMYQWIEQDMEKYILRGDETFAVLSRLVAHGKQLFLITNSPFSFVDKGMRHMVGPDWRQLFDVVIVQADKPSFFTDRRKPFRKLDEKGSLQWDRITRLEKGKIYRQGNLFDFLRLTEWRGPRVLYFGDHLYSDLADLMLRHGWRTGAIIPELEREIRIINTEQYMHSLTWQQALTGLLERMQTYQDAESRQVLAAWMKERQELRCITKALFNAQFGSIFRTFHNPTYFSRRLVRFSDLYMASLSCLLNYRVDFTFYPRRTPLQHEAPLWMDQLCTGCMKTPFLGDMAHIR; this is encoded by the exons ATGGCGGGTGCGGGGCTGCGGGCGGTCGCTCGGCGCTGGCTGCTGTGCGGAGGCCACGGCGGGCCGCGAACTGCCTCGTCCTCGCCCTCCTGCCCTGGCTGCGGCCCCCCGGGTCCCGGCGCCCACTGTCCCGGCGCCCCGCGCTCCGCGCCCGCCCAGGCACCCGCAGGCGGCGCCGACCTCAGCGCGCACCTATGGGCTCGCTACCAGGACATGAGGAGACTGGTGCACG ACCTCCTGCCCCCCGAGGTCTGCAGTCTCCTGAACCCAGCAGCCATCTACGCCAACAACGAGATCAGCCTGCGTGACGTTGAGGTCTACGGCTTTGACTACGACTACACGCTGGCCCAGTATGCAGACGCACTGCACCCCGAGATCTTCAGCGCCGCCCGTGACATCCTGATCGAGCACTACAAG TACCCAGAGGGGATTCGGAAGTATGACTACAACCCCAGCTTTGCCATCCGTGGCCTCCACTACGACATTCAGAAG AGCCTTTTGATGAAGATTGACGCCTTCCACTATGTGCAGCTGGGGACAGCCTACAG GGGCCTCCAGCCTGTGCCAGATGAGGAAGTGATCGCGCTGTATGGGGGCACCCAGCACATCCCACTATACCAGATGAGTGGCTTCTATGGCAAG GGTCCCTCCATTAAGCAGTTCATGGACATTTTCTCACTGCCGGAGATGGCTCTGCTGTCCTGCGTGGTGGACTACTTCCTGGGCCACAGCCTGGAGTTTGACCAAGCGCACCTCTACAAGGATGTGACG GACGCCATCCGAGACGTGCATGTGAAGGGCCTCATGTACCAGTGGATCGAGCAGGACATGG AGAAGTACATCCTGAGAGGGGACGAGACGTTTGCCGTCCTGAGCCGCCTGGTGGCCCATGGGAAACAGCTGTTCCTCATCACCAACAGTCCTTTCAGCTTCGT AGACAAGGGGATGCGGCACATGGTGGGTCCCGATTGGCGCCAGCTCTTCGATGTGGTCATTGTCCAGGCAGACAAGCCCAGCTTCTTCACTGACCGGCGCAA GCCTTTCAGAAAACTCGATGAGAAGGGCTCACTTCAGTGGGACCGGATCACCCGCTTGGAAAAGGGCAAGATCTATCGGCAG GGAAACCTGTTTGACTTCCTGCGCTTGACGGAATGGCGTGGCCCCCGCGTGCTCTACTTTGGGGACCACCTCTATAGTGACCTGGCG GATCTCATGCTGCGGCACGGCTGGCGCACGGGTGCCATCATCCCTGAGCTGGAGCGTGAGATCCGCATCATCAACACAGAGCAGTACATGCACTCGCTGACGTGGCAGCAAGCACTCACGGGGCTGCTGGAGCGCATGCAG ACCTATCAGGACGCGGAGTCGAGGCAGGTGCTAGCTGCCTGGATGAAAGAACGGCAGGAGCTGAG GTGCATCACCAAGGCCCTGTTCAACGCGCAGTTCGGCAGCATCTTCCGCACCTTCCACAACCCCACCTACTTCTCGAGGCGCCTCGTGCGCTTCTCTGACCTCTACATGGCCTCCCTCAGCTGCCTGCTCAACTACCGCGTGGACTTCACCTTCTACCCGCGCCGCACGCCGCTGCAGCACGAGGCGCCTCTCTGGATGGACCAGCTCTGCACTGGCTGCATGAAGACCCCCTTCCTTGGTGACATGGCCCACATCCGCTGA